ATCCCCTAAAGCGTATAAGGGAGGATACATTTTACTCCGACCACTATCCAACCCCTAAATATACTTCGTCTAGAGGCGTCCGAGGATAAATTTTCTTCATGCAAAGGCCTCCTTGTGGACGGCCAGTGACTCACGTGTAGCTCCCTTGTCAACGGCGGTGACCTCCGGCCTCGCGGGCGACCTTGGTGGTGACCTCGAGCCTCACCGGTGACCGCGCATTGCGTCAAGCAGTTGCCGAACATCGTCAAAGCGGCCGGAGCGGGTGTACATCCCCATTATGGCGCTAAACACCCGCATAGTGGCACCCTCCCCGGTGAAGTGGAGGACGACCACCTCTATGAGCCCATCCTGGCGAGTGTGGCNNNNNNNNNNNNNNNNNNNNNNNNNNNNNNNNNNNNNNNNNNNNNNNNNNNNNNNNNNNNNNNNNNNNNNNNNNNNNNNNNNNNNNNNNNNNNNNNNNNNNNNNNNNNNNNNNNNNNNNNNNNNNNNNNNNNNNNNNNNNNNNNNNNNNNNNNNNNNNNNNNNNNNNNNNNNNNNNNNNNNNNNNNNNNNNNNNNNNNNNNNNNNNNNNNNNNNNNNNNGAGATCCGTTGCCGCTCTCCAACAGCCACTCAAAGGCATCAAGCGCGCGCTACCAGGAGGCTGTGCGCACGACGTAGGCGAGCTCGTCGGGGGACACCCAGGCGTCatcgagcacctccgtgacgggcGTGCCGAGGGGAATCGGGGCGCGGGAAGGTGCGGGAAGCGGAGGTGGGGCCAGCAGATGGAGGAGTCGACTCGGGGGTAGTCGAAGTCGTCGCTGGTGGTGGCGGAGGACGCTCCTGTGGCCCCGGCGGTGGCACGTGGAAGGGAAGGGGAAGGGTAGTGTGGAGGAGACAATCATGAGAGGCATCGGGTCCGAGGGGAAGGGGTCAGGCGCACATGGAGGTGGTGGTAGAGTTGGAGGTGTGGTTGCCGCGGGCGCCATGGCCGGAGGAGAGTGGAGTGGAACGCCCACTCTGCCACTGGACGCGATAAGGCCAACTCTAACCGATCTTTCATGATGTTGCTGATGCCGCTGCTCGCCGCCATCAGCGTAAGCCTCGATTAGTGCTTGCGTCGCGTGGTCACCATGATCGCCACTGGCCACGGAGGCGCACAACAAGTGTTTGACGAAATGTATGAGCCATATATAACTTTATTCCGTTACGTTTAGGGGATCAGTTAGGTCCAGCCAAAACTTAATGAAGTAAAAATACTCTACCAAAGATTTACTCCGCCGGATCCTTCTTTATTTTTATGAAATCGGTCAGAGTTGCCCTTAGGCCTTAGAGATGGCAACTAGTCTTGAAGAGGGGCGCCATATCTCGCTCGCTACCCCCCTTAAATCTTTGTATTCTCATGGACATTTTGATTTACTAATCTGACTACAAAAACTATAGACGGTCGCATATATTTTAAAACAGTTttcgaaaaggggcgctttattacttaaaaggtttaagcattacaccagcctctgcataactaagatgcacacagccacaCAAAGTCCTCTGCAAGAACGAAAAATAGATAGGCGGAATACAAATATAGAGTCTGTATAATGCCTAAAGCGGAGGTGGGCCAATCCTATGATCATGTTGCCACCCATGTTGGATAAAAGTATCCCTTGCCGTatcctccaatcgtgtacacacctccgtaaataGGTCTCGATTCTCCACGCGTTGTAGAAAGGACCATAAACGAGgagtcccggtacatctgtagataacctgcattagagaagtacttttatcgttaaaaaccatatcatttctacatagccaaagcgaccaaataacggctagcgctcccaccctaagaagagttctaaacctgtgatcaatcccatgtaaccagttgccaaatacattggcaacactacaaggaggatacaagccagaagctatctggatgactgaccatatagaccgagccaatttgcattggaagaataaatgttttattgtctcatcatgatGACAAAAAACACATCGcggacttccatgccaattcctcttgataaggttatctttagtaagaatgactccgcgaggaagataccatgcaaatattttattcttaataggtatcttcatcttccagatcttcttattattatcaactggcacatcagactggattaacgctctatacatagactccactgaGAATTTTCCATTCTCATGTAGGTTCCATCGAAAtacatcagacccatgtgacaaTTGCACCGTGGACAACCGTTGAAGCAGGATTTACCACGATTGGAGTCTAggtccaattaaatctcttctgaacgtcacatttggcggaaatgattccattacagtggcaatagtatcacccttgtgacgCACAATGTTGTAAGAGCCGGATATTGTTCCCGGagtgtggcatttcctagccacttgtcctcccagaatctaatttccgagccgtccttaatcgagaaggatccataggagaagaaatatttcttcgtagccattagacccgcccaaaagtgagaatccccaggcttccagtatacttgggataccgccttggagcccacatatttcctcctcaggagggtttgccatacaccattTTCGGTCagtaatttaaacaaccatttgccgaggagggccctattcttaacctcaaggtcatgaatgcccaacccgccttggtctttgggacgacaaaccacactccatttagccagtcgatatttctttcgcttgctatctccttgccaaaagaatcttgatcggaaataatccaatctatgtaaaactccttttggcaactggaagaaggaaatcatatatagtaccatattacttAGTACTGAGTTTATGAGGACCAATCTTCCACCTAGAGACAACAAtttacctttccaactgctaagtCTTTTTTGCAGCCTCTCCTCGACAtgtttccattcagcatttgtgagtctccgataatgtatcggtatccccaaatatgtgatcgGAAACTAGCCCAACCCACATCCGAACAGTTCAGCGTATAGGTGGGCCTCGTCTTGAGCCTCGCCAaaacaaaacaattcacttttatgaaagttgatcttcagacctgagagttgctcgaatgctgatattattaatttcagatttctcgctttctcgaggtcatgatccatgaagagaatcgtatcgtcggcatattgaagtatagagagaccaccatcaactagatgactTACTACTccatcaatttggccatcaaccttggcacgctcaatcatgaccgctagcatatccgccactatattgaatagcatgggtgataccgagtcaccttgtcgcaatcccttctttgtttggaaatagtgtccaacgtcatcattgaccttaatggcaacactacctccaGAAACGAAGCTATGGACCATAGCGCACCACTCTGcagaaaatcctttcattctgagagtctgttgaagaaatggccatttgactttgtcatacgCTTTTTCAAAGTCTATTTTGAGTACCACCCCATTCAACTTTTTCCGATGTAATTCATGGAGTATTTCATGAAGGATAACAACTCCATCTAGGATGTTTCTTCCTTGCATAAAAGCAGTCTGTGAAGGACGAATCACATGTTCAGCAACCGAATTTAGCCTAGTACTCGCAACCTtcgtgaatattttaaaactaacattaaggaggcaaataggtctatattgttgtatcctttcagcctcattaaccttaggtaataaaataatCTCACCGAAGTTTAAGCGAAACAATTCCAGATGGCCAGCATGTAGGTCGCTAAACAAAAGTAGGAGATCCGACTTGATGACTTCCCAGAAGTTCTGGTAGAACTTAGCGGGAAAACCATCTGGACCCGGGGCTTTGTTGTGCTCCATTAGGAAAACCgcctttctaacttcctcctcGGAGTATGGGGCTGTTAGAAGGTCGTTTTCCTCATCAGAGACCTGGGGGATGTCATCCATTCGGGACTCATCCATTGAGAAGTTACCTTCCTCTGGGGCTCCGAACAAATTTTTATAATAATTAGTGATATAAGATTTAAGTTTCTCATGTCCCTCAATCATGCCCTCATCCTGTTGTAGGGAATGAATAATTTTCTTCCGGTGTCTGCCATTGGCAACTCCATGGAAAAATCTAGTATTCGAATCACCTTTCAGGATAAATTGAGAGTTACTATGTTGGTACCATTTGAGTTCCTCCTCACGCAGCATGCTAGCTATCTGTGCATTCGAATGACTCTTGATCTCGATTTCATGCTCAGATAGAGGTCTAACCTCTGCCAAGGCTTCTAATTCATCAATGATAGATGAAAGACAAAGCTTCTCCTTTTTGAGGATACCCGCAGTGTGCCTAGCCCAACCACTAAGGAACTTACGTAATGCACGAATTTTGTTGTTCCATTTGTGTATTGGGGTAAGCCCGGCAACCGGTTTATCCCACACCTTCTTGACCATGTCATGGAATCCATCCCGATGCAACCAACCCAGTTCAAACTTGAACTTGCGTCTGTGTTGCGGTCGTGGCAATCCAGTAGTTAAAAGGATGGCTGCGTGGTCTGAGATAGCCTCTATACGAGGTAGAGTGCGTACAGAAACCATAGGGAATCTGGATTCCCAGTCGGTATCCATTAATACGCGATCTAGTTTCTCATATGTCGGTTCTGGAAGACTGTTCGCCCAAGTGAACTGTCTTCCAATCATGGAAACCTCTCGCAAATCTAGACTGTCTATGACAgcgttgaaaaggaaaggccaatgatTATCAAACCTACCTCGGCTTTTCTCATTTGGAAATCGTAGCAAATTAAAATCCCCACCGATAAGAATGGGGTAGGGATTCTCCTTCGCCAGATTAACCAATTCACGGAGAAAATCAGCCTTGAACTCATCCTGGGCTGCTCCATACACAACGACGAGGGTCCATGTGAAGTTGTCGGCTTTGTTCCGGATATGGAGTTTAATGTGGATCTCACCATCCGAACTAGCCAACACATCCATAGTCCCCGTGTTTACGCCAAGTAAAATGCCCCCAGAACGACCTCGAGGTGGCCGAGAAATCCAAGTATAGTCTATCCCGCCAGAAAGACGGTTAAGAAGACTTACTGAGAAATCACGTCTCCCCGTTTCAGATAAAGCCAAAAAGTCTAAATTGTGTTCCCTATTACATTCCGCAATGAATAGATGTttagccaagtcaccaagacctctgCTATTAAAGAACATGCCATTCATGAGGAAACAATAGGAGATTTAGAAAAATTCGCCCTCTTAGAGGATTTACGACATTTTTTTCAAATGGTCCGACTTGGATTTACGACCGGAAGCTGTAAGCTCAAGCAATGAGCTAAGCCCGGGTTCCTCCAAGCCCATGTCCGAAATCTCCCCTACTACATGAGCGAGTAGCTGACCATCTGATGTGGCATGCAGCTCCTcctcatctagatgtgagataaaaGATTTGCTAGAAACTCGTGGAGTAACCTTCAATCGGTCATATTCCAAATGTTTTAAAGCATTTGTCGAAACAGAAATATCATTCTCATTATTTCCTAGACTAACACCCACATTATTCAACTTGGAAACGATGGATGTATTAGAAAAAGATAAAAATGATTTGAGTGATGACGAAGTACCTTGGTTGTCGAGGTTCTGCACCGCTTTACGCCGCATAGCCTTGACCAAAGAGTCCTCGTCAGTGTCCATCCTTCCATCGTCGGCCACCGCATGACGGCCACTTCGGCGTGTAGGTGTCATTCTTGGTGAAGGGTCTCGCACAAGCACCGCCGCTGGAGGGGGGGATGTGGGTGTAGTAGCAACCACCTCCCCGGCAGTCTCGGCACTTCCGAAGATGGCCCGACTGGAGGAGCGTGCATGGATGAGGCAGACACGTCCGGCTCCGCCTGAGACTGAGGAGCGGCCGCGGACTCGTCCGGCGCGGACAGAGACCTAAGGGCAGCCGCGGGTGCAGCTATGCACGGCTGCACACTTGGGGGTAGCCCTTCACGTCCAGGTTCACTACATGCATGCATGGGTAGCTCCACTTCCCCCAGTACGTGCATGCATGGGTATCTCCACATGAGCTGCATGCCAATTGGCCTCAACCGTAGCCACAGGATGCCGGCACCCCGCATGCGCTGTACCATCGGCAGCCTGCACCGGCTCGGGAACAGCCGGCTTAGACGCTGCCGTCCGCGTCGACGACGGCGGCTGCGACGCCACCTTAGCAGCTGGTTGTAGGTGTACTGCAGAAGAGTCCGGGCGCCCCGCCGAGCCGCCGGTGACTTGCTCCGACAGGAGGGCAGCGGACTGCGACGATGCAGGCCGAGAATGCGACGACGGCTGCGATGCAACCACAGCCTGCAGTGTAAAAAGCGAGGACAACTCCTGTCGGTGAACCCGAGGGGATCTTTCGAGACATCCAGGTAACGTGGAATTGACTCTAAGATCCGCGGCAAGCTCCATACCTCTCGGCGTCTGCGGCGCAGAGTTAAACGAAGTGACTGCCAACAACACAGGACCACCTCCCGTCGCACCACCAGAGCCAACAGTCGGCAGCTCCTGTTGTTGAACTTGAGTCACATTAGTGTTATTCGCCGGGGCAGAACTAGACGACGGATGGTTGGATGGGTTCCCGGTGTATTCCGATGTGTCCATCTCATTATCCTTTTCCTTGGCGGCACtatcatcatcagcatcatcaccCTTGCGTCTCCAAACGAACGGGACAAAATCAGGGTCCGGAATGTAACCCGCCGGCTCCCTTCTGAACGAGAAAGTGTAGCCCTTAAGCTTAACCATCACATCTGTTGCAACAAAAGGACCAGCATCGTCGTTCTCCTTTGACAATATCTGAGAGTTGGTCATAGCCACGAGAATACGTACAACACCACGAGGACGCAGGCTAAGAAGATCGACATCCAATGTCTTGCCCATCAAAGTACCAACAGCCCATAAGCCCCAAAAATGTTGGTcgtatatatatactccctccgttcttaaatatttacctttttaaagattttaaatggactatcacatacagatgtatataaatatattttagagtgtaggttcactcattttgctccatatgtagtcacttgttgaaatctctagaaagacaaatatttaaaaacAGATGGAGTAGTATATTATTTCGGCAAAAGTAGTACACGTAGACAAACAGTTGCTTCATGTAGAACAATACACTGGAGAACAAGGGCAAATACGAGCACTAGCTAGGCAGAGCTTATTGTACACGTTGCATTGGATAGATGGCAAATCCTCCATGCATGTCCGCACGCCCAAATGCTAGTACCACTAGACAGTACATCGCACACACACTTGAAGAAAACACACGGTAGGTAGCCAGCTCGCGTGCATGCCTCCGTGCGTCGCTTCCATCCCTACACGAGAACCGCGACTGCGGCGACAGGGCCGGCAGTGCGCAGGACGTGGAAGTAGAGCTGCCTCTTGGCCAGGAACGCCACGCGGGATATGACGAAGCCGGCGGCGCCCGGCGCGTTCATCATggcgccggtggcggcgggggcggcggccgcGGGCCAGAGGAAGTAGATGCTTACGGCGCCCCCGAGGACCATCGCCGCGGCTTTCACGGCGCCTTCGCGCGTGGAAACCGCTGCCGCCGCCTGGTTCTTGACGTGGCCGAGGCCCGCGGCGAGGTCGGTCGTGTTCATCTCGGCCAGCTTTCGGCGGAGGTCCGCCGGCCTAGCTGACGAGACGGTGGATGCCATGGCCTTCGCCTGTTGCTTGACGCTGTCAAGACTTCCGGAGATCAGCTCCCGTGTGTTCATCGCCGTCAGTTTTGGGTGCAGGTCCTTCTTGGCCGGCGAGATGGACATGGACCGTGTCTGATGCAAAAATTACAGAGACGTGGGAAGGTGATATTATGGGAGGAAAAGAATCAACGGTGATGGAAGGTGACGCGGTGCGTATGATGTCACGCGCTGTCACCTAGTGGAAGAATCGCATGCAAAGGACACCTAGTTGGATTAACAAAGTTCTTATCGTTAAGCTCTCCACTTCAGCAGTACAAATGTGTCCCTCCTCATTTGTCCTTCACCCCATTAAAAAAAACTCTGCATACCAAATAACTGGACTTCTTATCAACACTAGTCTACGTCTAGACCGACGACGACGACCTCGCCTAGCCCACTTTCTTCATTTAAAAGCATCATATCTGTGGCAAGTGGCAATAGGCCCTAAAGGGACaagaataaataaatcaaacaATCGAATCCTTAAAGGGACAACAACATCATATCAGTGGCAAGTGGCAATAGGCCCTACACATGGGCACAATCGCACAAAGGCCTGAAGCGCATCTACGGCCGGGCGTGACGCGGAAGCGAACTCTTCTACCCAATGTAATCCGCTACGGCAGCAAGTGTACTTGCGAAATACAAATCTAattttaaaaagagaaaaaaaactgtATATTCTGTCGCTCGATTAATTGGGAGGTGCTGGTTTCTCCGTTTGTCAACTTCAAAACCGGATAAGCT
This region of Triticum aestivum cultivar Chinese Spring chromosome 2D, IWGSC CS RefSeq v2.1, whole genome shotgun sequence genomic DNA includes:
- the LOC123049018 gene encoding uncharacterized protein — protein: MSISPAKKDLHPKLTAMNTRELISGSLDSVKQQAKAMASTVSSARPADLRRKLAEMNTTDLAAGLGHVKNQAAAAVSTREGAVKAAAMVLGGAVSIYFLWPAAAAPAATGAMMNAPGAAGFVISRVAFLAKRQLYFHVLRTAGPVAAVAVLV